In Parasegetibacter sp. NRK P23, a single genomic region encodes these proteins:
- the groES gene encoding co-chaperone GroES: MAKKLSVTPLHDRVIVKPAPAEEKSSGGIIIPDTAKEKPQRGTVVAAGPGKKDEPVTVKAGDTVLYGKYAGTEISIEGLDYLIMRESDILAIV; encoded by the coding sequence ATGGCTAAGAAGTTAAGTGTTACTCCTTTGCACGACAGGGTGATCGTAAAACCAGCCCCTGCTGAAGAAAAATCATCCGGCGGAATCATTATCCCCGACACCGCCAAGGAAAAACCCCAGAGAGGTACCGTGGTAGCCGCAGGTCCCGGTAAAAAAGATGAACCCGTTACTGTGAAAGCGGGCGATACCGTTCTGTATGGCAAATATGCCGGAACGGAAATCAGCATCGAAGGATTGGATTACCTCATCATGCGTGAGAGCGATATCCTCGCGATCGTTTAA
- the groL gene encoding chaperonin GroEL (60 kDa chaperone family; promotes refolding of misfolded polypeptides especially under stressful conditions; forms two stacked rings of heptamers to form a barrel-shaped 14mer; ends can be capped by GroES; misfolded proteins enter the barrel where they are refolded when GroES binds) gives MAKQLFFDIEARNRMKKGVDTLANAVKVTLGPKGRNVVIEKKFGAPSITKDGVSVAKEIELEDPIENMGAQMVKEVASKTADIAGDGTTTATVLAQSIISEGLKMVAAGANPMDLKRGIDKAVSLVVENLKGQSQTVGNDSKKIQQVASISANNDETIGKLIAEAFARVGKEGVITVEEAKGTDTTVEVVEGMQFDRGYISPYFVTNSEKMEAELQNPYILIYDKKISAMKDILHILEKVAQSGRPLLIIAEDLEGEALATLVVNKLRGTLKVAAVKAPGFGDRRKEMLTDIAILTAGTVISEELGHKLEGADLSSLGQAASVTIDKDNTTIVGGKGKKADITARVNQIKAQVENTTSDYDREKLQERLAKLAGGVAVLYVGAATEVEMKEKKDRVDDALHATRAAVEEGIVPGGGVAFIRAIESLEAKVKGQIADEQTGMAIVRRALEEPIRTLTANAGIDGSIVVQRIKEGKGDFGFNARTENFENLFKAGVIDPTKVSRVALENAASIAGMLLTTECVIADKPKKEEAHAHPGAPGMDMGY, from the coding sequence ATGGCTAAACAATTGTTCTTCGATATCGAAGCCCGCAATAGGATGAAGAAAGGCGTTGACACGCTTGCCAACGCAGTGAAAGTTACCCTCGGTCCAAAAGGCCGTAACGTGGTAATCGAAAAGAAATTCGGCGCCCCCTCCATTACTAAAGATGGTGTGAGTGTTGCAAAAGAAATTGAACTGGAAGATCCCATCGAGAACATGGGTGCCCAGATGGTGAAAGAAGTGGCTTCCAAAACTGCTGACATCGCCGGAGACGGTACCACAACAGCTACCGTTCTCGCACAATCCATCATCTCCGAAGGATTGAAAATGGTGGCCGCAGGCGCTAACCCTATGGACCTGAAACGCGGTATCGACAAAGCCGTGAGCTTGGTGGTGGAAAACCTGAAAGGACAAAGCCAGACCGTAGGCAACGATTCCAAAAAAATCCAGCAGGTGGCCAGCATCTCCGCCAACAACGACGAAACCATCGGTAAACTCATCGCCGAAGCTTTCGCCCGTGTAGGTAAAGAAGGGGTGATTACCGTAGAAGAAGCTAAAGGTACCGATACTACTGTGGAAGTAGTGGAAGGTATGCAGTTCGACCGTGGCTACATTTCTCCCTACTTCGTGACCAACAGCGAGAAAATGGAAGCTGAACTGCAGAACCCATATATCCTGATCTACGACAAGAAGATCAGCGCCATGAAAGACATCCTCCATATCCTGGAGAAAGTAGCTCAAAGTGGCCGTCCGCTGCTCATCATCGCAGAAGACCTCGAAGGTGAAGCACTGGCTACCCTGGTGGTGAACAAACTGCGTGGCACCCTGAAAGTGGCCGCTGTTAAAGCACCTGGCTTCGGTGACCGCAGAAAAGAAATGCTGACTGATATCGCGATCCTGACCGCAGGTACCGTTATCAGCGAAGAACTGGGCCACAAACTGGAAGGGGCCGACCTTTCTTCCCTTGGTCAGGCTGCTTCTGTTACCATCGATAAAGACAATACCACTATCGTAGGCGGTAAAGGTAAAAAAGCCGATATCACTGCCCGCGTAAACCAGATCAAAGCACAGGTGGAGAACACAACTTCCGATTACGATCGTGAGAAACTCCAGGAGCGTCTGGCCAAACTGGCTGGCGGTGTTGCCGTACTGTACGTAGGTGCCGCTACAGAAGTGGAAATGAAAGAGAAAAAAGACCGTGTTGACGACGCCCTGCACGCTACCCGCGCCGCAGTAGAAGAAGGTATCGTTCCCGGTGGTGGTGTCGCGTTCATCCGCGCCATTGAAAGCCTGGAAGCGAAAGTGAAAGGCCAGATCGCCGACGAACAAACCGGTATGGCCATCGTTCGCCGTGCACTGGAAGAACCCATCCGCACGCTGACCGCTAACGCAGGTATCGACGGTTCTATCGTGGTACAACGCATCAAAGAAGGTAAAGGTGATTTCGGCTTCAATGCCCGCACCGAGAACTTCGAAAACCTGTTCAAAGCAGGGGTGATCGATCCTACCAAAGTAAGCCGTGTTGCCCTTGAGAACGCCGCTTCTATCGCCGGTATGCTCCTCACTACTGAGTGCGTAATCGCCGATAAACCCAAGAAAGAAGAAGCACACGCTCATCCCGGCGCTCCCGGAATGGACATGGGCTACTAA
- a CDS encoding SGNH/GDSL hydrolase family protein — protein MKIPAILKWSCLLGALSFSMAHCRKNETSAPLPQTDTTLRWLALGDSYTIGESVLPAERYPVQAVKLLAEENIRFASPEIIARTGWTTADLWYALQDKPTSPQYDLVTLLIGVNNQYQGRSQEEYTNGFSQLLSKAVQFAGNRPQRVIVLSIPDYAVTPFARGADTERISREIDQFNAINKKITQQAGIAYVDVTTASRTAASDPSLIASDSLHFSGKAYTQWAKMLVPVVKNALRP, from the coding sequence ATGAAAATACCGGCCATCCTGAAATGGAGTTGCTTACTCGGCGCATTGTCGTTTTCCATGGCGCATTGCAGAAAAAATGAAACGTCCGCGCCTTTACCACAAACGGACACCACATTGCGGTGGCTGGCCCTCGGCGATTCCTACACCATAGGTGAATCCGTGCTGCCCGCTGAAAGGTATCCCGTTCAGGCCGTAAAACTGCTTGCGGAGGAAAACATCCGCTTCGCATCCCCCGAAATCATTGCCAGGACCGGTTGGACCACGGCAGATTTGTGGTACGCACTCCAGGATAAACCAACCTCCCCGCAATATGACCTGGTTACCCTCCTGATCGGCGTTAACAACCAATACCAGGGCCGGTCACAGGAGGAATACACGAACGGGTTCTCACAACTACTCTCCAAAGCAGTGCAGTTTGCCGGCAACCGGCCACAAAGGGTGATTGTACTCTCCATCCCCGACTATGCTGTTACACCTTTTGCAAGAGGGGCCGATACAGAGCGCATCAGCCGCGAAATAGACCAGTTCAACGCGATCAACAAAAAAATAACACAACAGGCCGGCATCGCTTACGTAGACGTTACCACCGCCTCAAGAACTGCGGCCTCTGATCCTTCCCTTATTGCATCCGACAGCCTGCACTTCTCCGGAAAAGCCTATACCCAGTGGGCCAAAATGCTGGTCCCGGTAGTGAAAAACGCCTTACGCCCCTAA